The Leptospiraceae bacterium DNA segment AAAAACCAGGATTTACAGGATTAAAGGATTCCCATGATTAGAAAAAATTTACTTACTGGGAAATCCTGCCAATCCTTTAATCCTAAAAATCCTAATTCAGACAATGTATTACAATAAAGGAAACATATGACACAAAACACATCCTCCATCGTCTCAAAAGTCTGGTCGTTTTGTAATCCGCTACGTGACGTAGGAGTGGGTTACGGCGATTATCTGGAACAACTAACGTATTTGCTATTTTTAAAAATGGCGGATGAATATAGTAAGCCTCCGCACAATCGGAAATTAAATATCCCAAAAGCATATAACTGGGAAAGTTTGATTTCCAAAAAAGGAGCAGAGTTAGAAGTTCATTATGCAACACTCCTTCGAGAGTTAAGCACACAGAAAGGAATTTTAGGACAGATATTTGTAAAGAGTCAGAATAAAATCCAAGACCCTGCGATGCTTGCAAAAGTAATTGATATGATTAACAGTGAGAACTGGCTTGTCATGGGTGCAGATGTTAAGGGAGATATTTACGAAGGACTGCTGGAACTTGATGCTGAAGAAAATAAAAAGTTAACTGGTCAAGTTTTCCTACCTAGACCATTAATGGTAGCTATGACACAATGTCTAAATATCGAACCTAAAAAAAAATCGCTGATCCGTATTGTGGAACCGGCAGATTATTTATTACTGCTTATAAAGAGATCACCAAAAAAATCTAGATCGAGAAGCAAATCAATTTTTGAAATTCCAAACTTTTAAGGGTTGGGAAATTTCGCCTGAGTTAAATCGTCTTGGATTAATGAATTGTATTTTGAATAACATTTCAGATATTTCTTCTGAGCATTTTGTCTATCGGCAAGATGCGTTATCCTCTCCTCCAGCGGAAACATTTGATTATGTGCTTTGCGGTCCTCCTTTTGGAAAGAAAAGTAGCCAGACATTTACCAATGATGATGGTGAACAAGAAAAAGATGACCTGACTTATAATCGTCAGGATTTTTGGGAGACAACAAGCAATAAACAATTAAACTTCGTTCAACATATCCGCACAATGTTAAAGACAACAGGACAAGCGGCGGTAGTTGTGCCGGATAACGTATTATTTGAAGGTGGTGTTGGGGAGAAGATTCGTAAAAAGTTATTAGCCGTTACTGACCTGCATACTATCTTACGTTTACCTACTGGAATATTTTATGCCAACGGGGTAAAGGCTAATGTAATCTTCTTTGATAACAAACCTGCAAACAAAGACCCCTGGACAAAAGAAATCTGGGTTTATGATTATAGAACTAACGTTCATCATACACTCAAAAAAAAAACCTCTCAAGTTTGAAGACCTAAAAGATTTTATTACCTGCTACAATCCTACTAATAGAAGCAAACGCAAAGAAACCTTTCACCCGGAAAAAAATCCAGAAGGTAGATGGAGAAAGTTTTCTTATGAAGAAATCATTGCACGCGATAAAACTAGTTTAGATATTACTTGGTTAAAAGATAAGTCTCTTGCGGACTTGGATAATATTCCTGATCCAGATGTAATCGCGGATGATATTATTGAGAATTTAGAAGCTGGTCTTGCTAGCTTTCGGGAGATTATGACTAGAGTGGGTGGGAAGTAGTAAAGAATATATTTCTCTTGATTCAAAAGATTTCCATGCTAAATTAAGATAGAATAAAGAAGGTTCCTTTTATTATTCAACAACGTTGATTAGATAAGAATTGAATGCCTAGTATTTTGTAAGCCAAATCACCATTCTCCTCACTCCCTTAGGTCGTTCGGATATGGGTTCGACCCCCGCCTTAGGTACCATTGTTAACTTCTGATTATACGCTAATAATAATTTTAAAGACTGTATCGTTTCCATTTTTTATGACTTCAAAACTATTATTTTTCTTTTGAGTGAGCATTTTAATGCGACTTTGTCATCTTAAAGGGCTATTAAAATTCCATCAAGGTGTTTTAGGAAAATACTAGGATCTAAAGTAGCGAGTTCAATTATTCTTTTTTTCAAATAAATCCTGCATACAGTTTGAACGTCTCCAAAGGTCAATCGTTTTTTTTACGAATTCCTTGATTGCTTTTCCATGTTGTAGCCATTGCATCATGCTGTAGGTTACTATGCATAATGTCCAATGTCGAAGAATTCTATCCATACTCCGTACTTGATATTCGTCTGCACCTAGAAAGTCTTTTACTTCTCTATAGAATACTTCTATCCAATTCCGTCTATGATAGTAGCGGATAACAGTGTCATCGCGCAATTCAGTTGCATTGGAAATAAAATAACTTACCTCTGCATTTGCCCAATCACCAATTCTATCAGTTTCAATTATCACTCTTCTTTTTCCACTTAATCCTTTTACTTTTAAATCCATCCTAACAAAATAAATTTTCTTGTTCGAACCATCTGATAATTTAATATCAAGGGGCGAAATGCGTCAGGCTCTATGAGTGTAAGTAACTCACTTATCTTGTGCTCACTACTTTTTTAAATCATTAGGAAATTTGTAAAATATATTTCGATTACTTTTAATTGATACAATATACTTCAAACCTTTAGCCTCTAAATAGTCAGTAAAATTAGGGCTAGAACCATACCATGCATCTGCAACAACGAATTCAAATTTGATTCCTCGTCGAATAGCTTCTTCTATTAGAAAAATCGCAATCTCTATCTTTGTTGTAAATTTTTGTTCTTCTTTGGTTTTAGTTTTATCTTCGGGTATAAATTCTTTTATATCTAATGGCATATGCTTGAACTCACTCACTAAATGTGAGGTTACGAATACGTTGCCATTAGCCACTTTTCCAACTTGACCAATATATTGATGCCCAACGCCTTCTGTCGAATTGCCTCTTTTAAGAACACCAGAATCATCAATGACTAATATCGCTTTCTTTGTCGGATAAGAGTTACTATGCTCTCGCATAAAGTTAATACGTATCTCATTCATATCCTTCTTATCCCAAGGAGAAGTTGTAATGAAATGATGGAGATTTTGATAATCCTGATCTATTATCGTTTCGGAAATCCGCTCAATATTTTTCCGTTTTATCTCTGAACTAAAACCTTTTAAGGTCTTCTCAAAATATTCTTTTTGCTCTTTCCTTACCCATAATGGATCGAAAGAATTTATATACTCGCTAAATAAATCGGAATGCTCGTTAAGTATGAAATCCACACGAACAATATTATAAATCCTTTCTTTTGTACAATCTTTATTTCAACTCCGACTTGACAAAGTAGCATTAATATATGATGTAACTTTTTATAAATGTGTTGCTTTGATTGAAAACGAAAAATTTGAGGAAGCATTAAAATATATTCTCCGAGCTATAGCGAAATTTGAGAAACTTGATAAGGAATCATTTGATCAAGAATATTTTGAAAACTTGTATTTAAAACTTAAATACATAGAAGCGCTAGGATATTATAATCAAGATAAATATGATAAGGCTTTATGGCTTTTTTCATTTGTTACCTCATTGTGGGATGATAACGACGATGATACACTGGACGAGTTACAAAATAATTTAATGGATTGCTACAATGAAATGATTAAAACATTCTATTCATTGCCCTTCAATGAGAGAAAAATAATATATTTGGATGAGAGCCTACCAACAGAAAAACCGGAAGGCATTTTTCCTCTTCTAATAAATAACTCTAATCATATAAAGTTTGAGCCCAACCATCCGAAAAGTAAAGAATTATACATTGCTCATCCATTCAGACAAGATTATTATTTGGATAAAAATAATTATGAAAACAGTTTATTTATTTCCCAAGTAATGGAATTTAATCATATCTTTCAAGCCTTGGGGGCAACTATGATTAAGCTCGTTCATCAGAAGGGAGTTATTGATACCGTTAGTCTAATCGAATCCTCTTCAAAGGAAAGTTTAGTTAAATTAGGAATTGATGCTGATGTTAATGTAAAAGTTCAATCCTATGGAGCAAAATTCGATAATAAAACTGAAAAAGCTACTCAAAGTAATAAAACTAAAAATAGTAAATCGAGCCAAGACAAATCTGTTTTAAGCATTCAAACTTTTTCACCTAAGAATAAACCATATTTGCCTGAAAATCTCATATGGTATTCGCATAATCCAATGATGCCAGCTTTGGTAAAACAACGATTCACCGGAGAAATATTACACTGTGAAATTGAAATATCTACGCGCGATTATAATTCTCTTTCTGAAAGGGAATTGGCTATTATTGATGAAAGTCACAATATGCTAGTAAGTGGAAAATATAAAAATCCAATTATAGGATTTCGTGCTTCAAATAATTTGAATACCAAGCGAAATGATAGGAGATATTCTGATTCTGACTCAACTAGTGAAAAAGTTACTCAGTGGAAATTAATTGTAGACTTTGCTCCATTAGAATCACTGAGCGGAACAATTAATTTTGCTCAACAGAAAGTCGAAGAAGGCAAAAATATATCATCGTTATCCTCCACAAATGACTTTACAGAAAATGAGTCAAGTTATATCGAACTCTATGATGATTTGTATGAAGATGAAATTATATCTAATGATGAGAGAAGACTTTTAGAAAAGAGAAGACAAAAATATAAAATAAATGAAACTAGAGCAAAAGAACTCGAAAGGTATGTTGATAGCCAAAGAATGGTTCTTTCGAATAAAGAGAAAGAATATTTAGAGCTTTATGAAGATCTAATGGAAGATGGATTGATTTCTGAGGATGAAAGAAAGCTGCTAGATAAACGTAAAGAGAAGTATGGAATTAGCTCTGAAAGAGTGAAAGAATTAGAAGACTATTCAAACAAAATTTTATCGAAAAAGTAGGTGCCGCTTCGCCTAACTTCGAGTATCAGCTAAGTTGTAACAGTGAAATTTTTTAGTATTTTTGTCAGACTAATGCAAGTCCTGCGCCTTCACTACTGTCACGAAACTTGCAGAAAAGAGCAAGTTTGCGTGCCATCCGTCCTGCCGCGTTGCCCCCTAATTATTTCTTATGGAAATAATTTGAAGTCACATCGGCTTACTCTAAACGTTAGTTGCAATAATTTTATGAGGCAATATAATTTATATATAAGACGATTATGAGTAGAGATGATTTTTCAGAAAAAACAAAAAGAAATTTAGCACAAAGGTCAGGGGGACGTTGTAGTTATCCGGGTTGCGATCACCTCTGTTGGTTACCTGGAAGTGAACCAAATAAATCGTATACTTTAGGGGTAGCAGCTCATATTTGTGCTGCTAGTCCTCTTGGTCCTCGTTTTGATTCAATGCAGACTCCAGAAAAAAGGACTAGTATTGACAATGCAATTTTCTTGTGCCAGAATCATGCAAGGCAAATTGATGCTGATAAAAATAAATATACGAAAGATTTGCTTATAGAATATAAAAAGAAACATGAAGCTCAAATTTTGGGTCAAGCTGAAGGTAAATGGCTTTTGCCTGATATATCTATAAATAAAAGTATAGGATTAACATTTAGTTCTGAAGAGCCGAGAACAATTTCAAATCAAAGTTTACAAAATCGTGTGGAACATGAAATAACAATTCAAAACAATACTGATTATGAATACATAAGAATTGGTTTTTATATTCAATATCCTGAATATGTAGAGCACAAGCCAATTATAACTGGTCCGCCCGGTATCTCTTATAATATAAATGGAGAAAATATGGAATATCAAATTGCTGCTTCTGGTGGAGGTTCTGTTAATTCGCCTAAAGTCACACATTATGCATCATTCAATTTCGAAAGTAATAACCTTATACCAAGACAGTCAATTCGACTATTAATAAAATCTATTAGTTCCGACAGATTACATTGGAAAGCAAGTGAGAAATTTAAATTTTGGATTTCTGGGAGTCTAACTGCCAAAATAGGAAACATTTTCGAAGAATATTTTTTTACATTACCAA contains these protein-coding regions:
- a CDS encoding IS701 family transposase; protein product: MDFILNEHSDLFSEYINSFDPLWVRKEQKEYFEKTLKGFSSEIKRKNIERISETIIDQDYQNLHHFITTSPWDKKDMNEIRINFMREHSNSYPTKKAILVIDDSGVLKRGNSTEGVGHQYIGQVGKVANGNVFVTSHLVSEFKHMPLDIKEFIPEDKTKTKEEQKFTTKIEIAIFLIEEAIRRGIKFEFVVADAWYGSSPNFTDYLEAKGLKYIVSIKSNRNIFYKFPNDLKK
- a CDS encoding transposase encodes the protein MDLKVKGLSGKRRVIIETDRIGDWANAEVSYFISNATELRDDTVIRYYHRRNWIEVFYREVKDFLGADEYQVRSMDRILRHWTLCIVTYSMMQWLQHGKAIKEFVKKTIDLWRRSNCMQDLFEKKNN